From the Pomacea canaliculata isolate SZHN2017 linkage group LG4, ASM307304v1, whole genome shotgun sequence genome, one window contains:
- the LOC112562119 gene encoding rab GTPase-binding effector protein 1-like isoform X1 yields the protein MTDTNDSEALDDVNSPTEDDISRLQEQVQKLEKEKKELEADFGVKFAKFKELFLQKEAELRQKHDYWEQSRVELEKLKSDMGNVRQELEDVKTAAAMSEQAKQDEIASVRQQYEQEISSMQQLLGEASAEAQMSTAAQYETERMNLVKLNEKYEEEIQDLRNKLSQEREGFLVSVAKSLRRVGGVSGPSTFNISTEHENLEDSMRKAQEDTQLLKSVVLPLEEEIKTLREQLQKAQEQLRESGIQSADGKPEKKSPTLADLDNIADPREKVDKLMKYLKAEKAARIDLEMYVAVLTTQKNVLQEDTEKVRKELHEVCRLLEEEKQAHEALKQTWQMANDQFLESQRLMMMDMRRMESVLSAEQQRQIAELQQKDQEREAQEKKVKELGERRERQEREQAERRKQSFSQSDQGSQESSEYSRDELNLYEKSKSQSKSSLTSSNSDDIGHFDAVDDGGMRRSQSSSELPSLAEEKLASSAVHETRSLSDVDGIIVRISPEKVLTLQSASLTAAQTKAITDPTPEVEARKNLLAAAKAKSDHISLEGKRLVSEREWHLLQEEIRLAREKLGRPCSMCSNYEAQLQAVQEDLKNTKKESKRLERLVTHEQQAAENALKYQIQLEEALKVSAEEAQTEVTNLTTKVTECEKYINGIKSSFTHTQLQLQDQLKLLSENRLEVQKELTKLQDENDNLLGKHSKTAQQLQNEDINLPNNLEEMQLLLLKYREEIIAAKVAKEHSEETLKSEQVFLRSQLLSEQEEKQRMEDTLSQEISLLQAKASLLDRMKADLERESSQRAEFETKLREAETSLKSIQAKSKQLIGALQQRVEESEKAKTQAEEDIQKLRGKIQSLQVDLDNSEAVQRDFVKLSQSLQIQLEKIRQAETEVRWQHEDDVEDCNNCRLMFSVTKRKHHCRHCGRIFCADCITKSVNSGPMGRPAKVCDVCHTILVKDATPYFSREPPVTPD from the exons CGGAACTGAGACAAAAACATGATTATTGGGAACAAAGTCGTGTTGAACTGGAAAAACTGAAGTCAGACATGGGCAATGTCAGACAGGAGCTGGAGGATGTAAAGACAGCTGCTGCCATGTCGGAACAAGCTAAGCAGGATGAGATAGCTTCTGTACGGCAGCAGTATGAACAGGAGATTTCCAGCATGCAGCAGCTGCTTGGGG AGGCTTCTGCAGAGGCTCAGATGTCAACTGCAGCACAGTATGAAACAGAGAGGATGAACCTTGTTAAGCTGAATGagaaatatgaagaagaaatacaggATCTCCGCAACAAGCTTAGTCAAGAAAG ggaaggatttttggtgtcagTGGCTAAGTCTCTGAGGCGTGTTGGGGGAGTCAGTGGTCCAAGTACTTTTAACATCAGTACAGAACATGAAAACCTAGAGGACAGCATGCGCAAG GCTCAGGAAGATACACAGCTCCTCAAGTCTGTGGTGCTACCACTGGAAGAAGAGATCAAGACTTTGCGAGAACAGCTGCAGAAAGCTCAGGAACAGCTGCGAGAATCTGGCATTCAG tcagCTGATGGGAAACCTGAGAAAAAATCTCCAACACTTGCTGATCTGGACAACATTGCAGACCCAAGGGAGAAG GTGGACAAGCTAATGAAATACCTTAAAGCTGAAAAAGCAGCACGGATAGACCTTGAAATGTATGTTGCTGTGcttacaacacaaaaaaatgtgcttcAGGAAGACACAGAGAAAGTGAGGAAGGAACTTCATGAAG TGTGTAGATTGCTGGAGGAAGAGAAACAGGCCCATGAAGCTCTGAAACAGACATGGCAGATGGCAAATGACCAGTTCTTAGAGTCACAGCGCCTTATGATGATGGACATGCGGCGTATGGAGAGTGTGCTGTCAGCAGAACAACAAAGGCAGATAGCAG AGCTTCAGCAGAAAGACCAGGAGCGAGAAGCTCAGGAGAAGAAGGTGAAGGAACTTGGGGAGCGTCGGGAGCGACAGGAGCGAGAGCAGGCCGAACGGAGAAAACAGAGTTTCTCACAATCAG ATCAGGGATCACAAGAATCATCAGAG TACTCCAGAGATGAATTAAACTTGTATGAGAAATCCAAGAGTCAGTCCAAGAGTTCCTTGACATCCTCCAATTCGGATGATATTGGACATTTTGATGCTGTGGACGATGGTGGGATGCGCCGATCACAATCAAGTTCAGAACTGCCTAGCTTAGCAGAAGAAAAGCTTGCGAGCTCGGCAGTTCATGAGACAAGGTCATTGAGTGATGTGGATGGGATAATCGTGAGAATTAGCCCTGAGAAAGTGCTGACACTGCAGTCGGCATCCCTCACTGCTGCTCAGACAAAAGCCATAACAG ATCCAACACCTGAAGTGGAAGCTCGTAAAAACTTACTTGCAGCAGCCAAAGCAAAGTCTGATCACATTTCACTAGAAGGCAAGCGACTTGTCAGTGAACGAGAATGGCACCTTCTTCAAGAAGAG ATCAGGTTAGCTCGTGAGAAGCTGGGTCGCCCATGTTCCATGTGCAGTAATTATGAGGCCCAGCTTCAGGCTGTTCAGGAAGATCTTAAGAACACCAAGAAGGAAAGCAAGCGACTTGAGCGCCTTGTGACCCATGAGCAGCAAGCAGCTGAAAATGCATTGAAGTATCAGATTCAGCTGGAAGAAGCACTGAAAGTGTCTGCAGAGGAAGCCCAGACAgag GTGACCAACCTCACGACAAAAGTTACGGAATGTGAAAAGTACATAAATGGCATCAAAAGCtccttcacacatacacagttaCAGCTACAAGACCAGCTG aaacTGTTGTCAGAAAATCGTTTGGAAGTTCAGAAAGAG CTTACTAAGCTCCAAGATGAGAATGATAACTTGTTGGGAAAACATTCCAAGACTGCCCAGCAACTTCAGAATGAGGACATCAACTTGCCCAATAACCTGGAG GAGATGCAGCTGCTCTTACTGAAATATCGGGAGGAGATCATTGCTGCCAAAGTGGCCAAGGAGCACAGTGAAGAGACTCTCAAGAGCGAGCAGGTGTTTTTGAGATCGCAGTTGCTGTCGGAGCAAGAGGAAAAACAACGAATGGAAGACACCCTTAGTCAAGAAATCAGCCTACTGCAAGCCAAAGCTA GTCTCTTGGATCGCATGAAGGCAGATCTGGAAAGAGAGAGCTCACAGCGAGCTGAGTTTGAAACGAAGCTCAGGGAAGCTGAGACCTCACTCAAAAGTATCCAGGCCAAATCCAAGCAGTTGATAGGAGCACTCCAGCAGCGAGTAGAGGAGAGCGAAAAAGCCAAA ACTCAGGCAGAGGAGGATATTCAAAAGTTACGTGGTAAAATCCAGTCGCTACAGGTTGATCTGGACAACAGTGAGGCTGTCCAACGGGACTTTGTCAAGTTGTCTCAATCTTTGCAG ATTCAGCTGGAGAAGATCCGACAGGCAGAGACAGAGGTGCGGTGGCAGCATGAGGACGATGTGGAGGATTGCAATAACTGCAGGCTGATGTTCTCAGTCACAAAACGCAAG cATCACTGTCGTCACTGTGGCAGAATATTCTGTGCTGACTGcatcacaaagtctgtcaaCAGTGGGCCCATGGGCCGTCCAGCCAAAGTCTGTGATGTCTGCCATACAATTCTTGTCAAAGATGCAACTCCATATTTCAGTCGGGAACCACCAGTGACACCAGACTGA
- the LOC112562119 gene encoding rab GTPase-binding effector protein 1-like isoform X2: MGNVRQELEDVKTAAAMSEQAKQDEIASVRQQYEQEISSMQQLLGEASAEAQMSTAAQYETERMNLVKLNEKYEEEIQDLRNKLSQEREGFLVSVAKSLRRVGGVSGPSTFNISTEHENLEDSMRKAQEDTQLLKSVVLPLEEEIKTLREQLQKAQEQLRESGIQSADGKPEKKSPTLADLDNIADPREKVDKLMKYLKAEKAARIDLEMYVAVLTTQKNVLQEDTEKVRKELHEVCRLLEEEKQAHEALKQTWQMANDQFLESQRLMMMDMRRMESVLSAEQQRQIAELQQKDQEREAQEKKVKELGERRERQEREQAERRKQSFSQSDQGSQESSEYSRDELNLYEKSKSQSKSSLTSSNSDDIGHFDAVDDGGMRRSQSSSELPSLAEEKLASSAVHETRSLSDVDGIIVRISPEKVLTLQSASLTAAQTKAITDPTPEVEARKNLLAAAKAKSDHISLEGKRLVSEREWHLLQEEIRLAREKLGRPCSMCSNYEAQLQAVQEDLKNTKKESKRLERLVTHEQQAAENALKYQIQLEEALKVSAEEAQTEVTNLTTKVTECEKYINGIKSSFTHTQLQLQDQLKLLSENRLEVQKELTKLQDENDNLLGKHSKTAQQLQNEDINLPNNLEEMQLLLLKYREEIIAAKVAKEHSEETLKSEQVFLRSQLLSEQEEKQRMEDTLSQEISLLQAKASLLDRMKADLERESSQRAEFETKLREAETSLKSIQAKSKQLIGALQQRVEESEKAKTQAEEDIQKLRGKIQSLQVDLDNSEAVQRDFVKLSQSLQIQLEKIRQAETEVRWQHEDDVEDCNNCRLMFSVTKRKHHCRHCGRIFCADCITKSVNSGPMGRPAKVCDVCHTILVKDATPYFSREPPVTPD; encoded by the exons ATGGGCAATGTCAGACAGGAGCTGGAGGATGTAAAGACAGCTGCTGCCATGTCGGAACAAGCTAAGCAGGATGAGATAGCTTCTGTACGGCAGCAGTATGAACAGGAGATTTCCAGCATGCAGCAGCTGCTTGGGG AGGCTTCTGCAGAGGCTCAGATGTCAACTGCAGCACAGTATGAAACAGAGAGGATGAACCTTGTTAAGCTGAATGagaaatatgaagaagaaatacaggATCTCCGCAACAAGCTTAGTCAAGAAAG ggaaggatttttggtgtcagTGGCTAAGTCTCTGAGGCGTGTTGGGGGAGTCAGTGGTCCAAGTACTTTTAACATCAGTACAGAACATGAAAACCTAGAGGACAGCATGCGCAAG GCTCAGGAAGATACACAGCTCCTCAAGTCTGTGGTGCTACCACTGGAAGAAGAGATCAAGACTTTGCGAGAACAGCTGCAGAAAGCTCAGGAACAGCTGCGAGAATCTGGCATTCAG tcagCTGATGGGAAACCTGAGAAAAAATCTCCAACACTTGCTGATCTGGACAACATTGCAGACCCAAGGGAGAAG GTGGACAAGCTAATGAAATACCTTAAAGCTGAAAAAGCAGCACGGATAGACCTTGAAATGTATGTTGCTGTGcttacaacacaaaaaaatgtgcttcAGGAAGACACAGAGAAAGTGAGGAAGGAACTTCATGAAG TGTGTAGATTGCTGGAGGAAGAGAAACAGGCCCATGAAGCTCTGAAACAGACATGGCAGATGGCAAATGACCAGTTCTTAGAGTCACAGCGCCTTATGATGATGGACATGCGGCGTATGGAGAGTGTGCTGTCAGCAGAACAACAAAGGCAGATAGCAG AGCTTCAGCAGAAAGACCAGGAGCGAGAAGCTCAGGAGAAGAAGGTGAAGGAACTTGGGGAGCGTCGGGAGCGACAGGAGCGAGAGCAGGCCGAACGGAGAAAACAGAGTTTCTCACAATCAG ATCAGGGATCACAAGAATCATCAGAG TACTCCAGAGATGAATTAAACTTGTATGAGAAATCCAAGAGTCAGTCCAAGAGTTCCTTGACATCCTCCAATTCGGATGATATTGGACATTTTGATGCTGTGGACGATGGTGGGATGCGCCGATCACAATCAAGTTCAGAACTGCCTAGCTTAGCAGAAGAAAAGCTTGCGAGCTCGGCAGTTCATGAGACAAGGTCATTGAGTGATGTGGATGGGATAATCGTGAGAATTAGCCCTGAGAAAGTGCTGACACTGCAGTCGGCATCCCTCACTGCTGCTCAGACAAAAGCCATAACAG ATCCAACACCTGAAGTGGAAGCTCGTAAAAACTTACTTGCAGCAGCCAAAGCAAAGTCTGATCACATTTCACTAGAAGGCAAGCGACTTGTCAGTGAACGAGAATGGCACCTTCTTCAAGAAGAG ATCAGGTTAGCTCGTGAGAAGCTGGGTCGCCCATGTTCCATGTGCAGTAATTATGAGGCCCAGCTTCAGGCTGTTCAGGAAGATCTTAAGAACACCAAGAAGGAAAGCAAGCGACTTGAGCGCCTTGTGACCCATGAGCAGCAAGCAGCTGAAAATGCATTGAAGTATCAGATTCAGCTGGAAGAAGCACTGAAAGTGTCTGCAGAGGAAGCCCAGACAgag GTGACCAACCTCACGACAAAAGTTACGGAATGTGAAAAGTACATAAATGGCATCAAAAGCtccttcacacatacacagttaCAGCTACAAGACCAGCTG aaacTGTTGTCAGAAAATCGTTTGGAAGTTCAGAAAGAG CTTACTAAGCTCCAAGATGAGAATGATAACTTGTTGGGAAAACATTCCAAGACTGCCCAGCAACTTCAGAATGAGGACATCAACTTGCCCAATAACCTGGAG GAGATGCAGCTGCTCTTACTGAAATATCGGGAGGAGATCATTGCTGCCAAAGTGGCCAAGGAGCACAGTGAAGAGACTCTCAAGAGCGAGCAGGTGTTTTTGAGATCGCAGTTGCTGTCGGAGCAAGAGGAAAAACAACGAATGGAAGACACCCTTAGTCAAGAAATCAGCCTACTGCAAGCCAAAGCTA GTCTCTTGGATCGCATGAAGGCAGATCTGGAAAGAGAGAGCTCACAGCGAGCTGAGTTTGAAACGAAGCTCAGGGAAGCTGAGACCTCACTCAAAAGTATCCAGGCCAAATCCAAGCAGTTGATAGGAGCACTCCAGCAGCGAGTAGAGGAGAGCGAAAAAGCCAAA ACTCAGGCAGAGGAGGATATTCAAAAGTTACGTGGTAAAATCCAGTCGCTACAGGTTGATCTGGACAACAGTGAGGCTGTCCAACGGGACTTTGTCAAGTTGTCTCAATCTTTGCAG ATTCAGCTGGAGAAGATCCGACAGGCAGAGACAGAGGTGCGGTGGCAGCATGAGGACGATGTGGAGGATTGCAATAACTGCAGGCTGATGTTCTCAGTCACAAAACGCAAG cATCACTGTCGTCACTGTGGCAGAATATTCTGTGCTGACTGcatcacaaagtctgtcaaCAGTGGGCCCATGGGCCGTCCAGCCAAAGTCTGTGATGTCTGCCATACAATTCTTGTCAAAGATGCAACTCCATATTTCAGTCGGGAACCACCAGTGACACCAGACTGA